The proteins below come from a single Tissierella sp. MB52-C2 genomic window:
- a CDS encoding heme NO-binding domain-containing protein, with the protein MKGTIVSAWVDTCRELYGEKITNQALEHFNISPNKIFSPTEDIEDNVARGILEYIAEKLNKSSDEVWRTMGNHNVLTYSKVYPAFFRYKNLYSFLQAMYDIHVVVTKRVKGANPPILGIKPIDKFTAHMTYSSQRGMFSYFHGMLEGASMYFKEDIVVETVEKTEDFLKLSITFPEEIYYKKKYRFNKLLSLGFIKNIEGKIALASLIFLGIPVSILSRFVDSSITIPLTLILSILVPFLVTKGLFIPIKSIYSSLDEIINKDLSMIHDISTGDFFEDINLKLKDLKESIKKDFVGFKGTTDELNVFADKFADISANMSFTSGEISNVVEQVATGSINQAEETEQTAYSLNNSIISLNEVVDKEIKGKDQLESAVDQINKGFNDLKSTSDSLNNILAQFSHVKSKGQDLQNRANEVKDIVETVESIAEQTNLLALNASIEASRAGEYGRGFTVVAMEIRKLAEGSKEAVQTINNNLESFVRDVAGFVVSISDQFSILEKENIKLSSVAEENYSAVNSVAKVSQLITELTKELTMETDNINSLFQGIESLAAIAEENSASSQEVSANVHAYTEEIKKMTKSIYEFKEVSMEFSKELEKYVV; encoded by the coding sequence GTGAAAGGTACTATAGTTTCTGCATGGGTTGACACTTGCAGGGAATTGTATGGAGAAAAAATAACAAACCAAGCATTGGAACATTTTAATATAAGTCCTAATAAAATATTTTCGCCTACAGAGGATATAGAAGATAATGTGGCTCGAGGAATTCTTGAATATATTGCTGAAAAATTAAATAAGTCTTCTGATGAAGTATGGAGAACCATGGGAAACCATAATGTTCTTACTTACTCTAAAGTTTATCCCGCATTTTTTAGATATAAAAATTTATATTCATTTCTCCAAGCAATGTATGATATTCATGTAGTTGTTACTAAAAGAGTTAAAGGGGCAAATCCCCCTATATTAGGAATTAAGCCTATAGATAAATTTACTGCCCATATGACCTATTCTTCTCAAAGGGGAATGTTTTCTTATTTCCATGGTATGCTAGAAGGTGCTAGTATGTATTTCAAAGAAGACATTGTGGTGGAAACTGTAGAAAAGACGGAAGACTTTTTAAAACTATCTATTACATTTCCTGAAGAAATCTACTATAAAAAGAAATACAGGTTTAATAAACTATTATCTCTAGGATTTATAAAGAATATAGAAGGAAAAATTGCCTTGGCATCTCTTATATTTTTAGGTATTCCAGTAAGCATTCTCTCTAGATTCGTAGATTCTTCCATTACAATACCTTTAACTTTAATTTTATCAATTTTAGTTCCATTTTTAGTTACTAAGGGTCTTTTTATTCCTATAAAATCTATCTATAGTTCCCTTGATGAAATTATAAATAAGGATTTGTCCATGATTCATGATATATCTACTGGAGATTTTTTTGAAGATATTAATCTTAAATTAAAGGACTTAAAGGAATCTATCAAAAAAGATTTTGTTGGATTTAAAGGTACTACAGATGAATTAAACGTCTTTGCTGATAAATTCGCTGATATTTCTGCTAACATGAGTTTTACCTCTGGAGAAATATCAAATGTGGTGGAACAAGTGGCAACCGGTTCAATTAATCAGGCTGAAGAAACAGAACAGACTGCTTATAGCCTAAATAATTCTATTATCTCATTAAATGAAGTAGTAGATAAGGAAATCAAAGGAAAAGATCAACTAGAATCTGCCGTGGATCAAATCAATAAGGGATTTAATGATTTGAAGTCTACTTCTGATAGTTTAAATAATATATTAGCTCAATTTTCCCATGTAAAATCTAAAGGTCAAGATTTACAAAATAGGGCCAATGAAGTAAAAGATATTGTTGAAACTGTAGAAAGTATTGCGGAGCAAACCAATTTACTTGCCTTAAATGCAAGTATAGAAGCATCACGTGCTGGAGAATATGGTCGAGGTTTTACTGTTGTTGCCATGGAAATCAGAAAATTAGCAGAAGGCTCTAAGGAAGCGGTTCAAACTATAAATAATAATTTAGAATCTTTTGTAAGAGATGTTGCTGGATTTGTTGTTTCTATATCGGATCAATTTAGTATTCTTGAAAAAGAAAATATTAAATTAAGTTCAGTTGCAGAGGAAAATTACTCTGCTGTAAATTCTGTAGCTAAGGTATCTCAATTGATTACTGAGCTAACAAAAGAACTGACAATGGAAACTGACAATATAAATTCCCTTTTCCAAGGTATAGAGTCATTGGCAGCAATTGCAGAAGAAAACTCTGCGTCATCACAGGAAGTATCTGCCAACGTTCATGCATATACTGAAGAAATTAAAAAGATGACAAAAAGTATATATGAGTTTAAGGAAGTTAGTATGGAATTTAGTAAAGAGCTGGAGAAGTATGTAGTTTAA
- a CDS encoding acetate--CoA ligase family protein, with product MNVSNLLKPNKIALVGASEREGSFGGDTCKNIMDFSNPSKYYFVNPKREEVFGQKCYKSVGDIPENFDMVIICTPQSTVLDILKQSHKKGCKGAVVYASGYSETGTEEGRRAEKELINTCEELGIALLGPNCGGFINYIDDVYSFAFVAEKRDRKGTVGLVSQSGQLCLSLMDNPKGKFSYVISSGNSSVVKVEEYLDYLVDDEDTKVVAAYLEGVSKPEVFVNALKKAAIKRKPVVILKTGRSEKGSAISASHTGSLSGSDKTYDALFKKFGVIRVNDMEELLSMTHLLSTIKEYPKNARFAAMNLSGGETIITADIGSLKGINYPDFTDSTLKKLTEMLPSYATPNNPLDMTASLSYDSEKYAGALRAVMDDPNVDMVLIGYTLLLNIADPCIYYMTEGIEKVVKEGNTKPMVMIPYIENTRNQEYAERLEKAGVSILPPVVYAMEILKKFSEFIEYNPDEHTLDVGLPTDDKKETRKFLSEHESKTMLSKAGIPVPKEDIAKDKEEAIKMANEIGYPLVMKIESADIPHKSDAGGVKLNIQSEEDVKKAYDEIMESVAKYNPNAKINGILIQEMLPKGTELIIGVNNDPLYGPMILCGLGGVFVEIFKDVALYPAPLNHNEALEMVKSLKGYPLLTGYRGSNELDIDALVDLIVKVSNFAVENKDIVAEIDINPVFLYEKGEGLSVADSLIILKE from the coding sequence ATGAACGTATCTAACCTTTTAAAACCAAACAAAATCGCCTTAGTAGGAGCCAGTGAAAGAGAAGGTTCCTTCGGTGGAGATACTTGTAAAAATATAATGGATTTCAGTAATCCATCTAAATATTACTTCGTAAACCCTAAAAGAGAAGAAGTATTTGGACAAAAATGTTATAAATCAGTAGGTGATATACCAGAAAACTTTGATATGGTAATTATTTGTACACCTCAAAGTACAGTTTTAGATATATTAAAACAATCTCACAAAAAAGGTTGTAAGGGAGCAGTAGTATACGCCAGTGGATATTCTGAAACAGGAACAGAAGAGGGAAGAAGGGCAGAAAAAGAATTAATAAATACTTGTGAAGAATTAGGAATTGCCCTTCTTGGACCAAACTGTGGTGGATTTATCAACTATATTGATGATGTTTATAGTTTTGCTTTTGTAGCAGAAAAAAGAGATAGAAAAGGTACAGTTGGATTAGTATCTCAAAGTGGACAACTATGTCTTTCACTTATGGACAATCCAAAGGGTAAGTTTTCTTATGTAATCTCTTCCGGAAATAGTTCTGTAGTGAAAGTAGAAGAATATTTAGACTATTTAGTAGATGATGAAGATACAAAAGTTGTAGCAGCATATTTAGAGGGAGTTTCTAAACCAGAAGTATTTGTAAATGCCCTTAAAAAAGCAGCAATAAAAAGAAAACCTGTTGTAATCTTAAAGACTGGTAGGTCAGAAAAAGGTTCAGCAATATCTGCATCCCATACAGGAAGTTTATCAGGCTCTGATAAGACTTATGATGCATTATTTAAGAAGTTTGGGGTAATAAGGGTAAATGATATGGAAGAATTATTATCCATGACTCACCTATTATCTACCATAAAAGAATATCCAAAGAACGCAAGATTTGCAGCTATGAACCTTTCAGGCGGAGAAACCATAATTACAGCAGATATAGGTTCCTTAAAGGGAATAAACTATCCTGATTTTACAGATAGTACACTGAAAAAACTAACAGAAATGTTACCAAGTTATGCAACTCCAAACAATCCACTGGATATGACAGCAAGTCTATCCTATGATAGTGAAAAGTATGCAGGAGCCTTAAGGGCAGTAATGGATGATCCTAATGTAGACATGGTTCTAATAGGATATACCTTACTACTTAATATAGCAGACCCTTGTATATACTATATGACAGAAGGTATAGAAAAGGTAGTTAAAGAAGGTAATACAAAGCCTATGGTAATGATTCCTTATATTGAGAACACAAGAAATCAAGAATATGCAGAAAGACTAGAAAAAGCAGGGGTTTCTATTTTACCTCCAGTTGTTTATGCCATGGAAATATTAAAGAAATTCAGTGAATTTATTGAGTATAATCCAGATGAACATACATTAGATGTGGGTCTGCCAACTGATGATAAAAAGGAAACTAGAAAGTTTTTATCAGAACATGAAAGTAAAACCATGCTGTCTAAAGCAGGAATACCAGTACCAAAGGAAGATATTGCAAAAGATAAGGAAGAAGCCATAAAAATGGCAAATGAAATCGGTTATCCTCTAGTAATGAAAATTGAATCAGCAGATATTCCACATAAATCAGATGCAGGTGGAGTTAAACTGAATATCCAATCTGAAGAAGATGTTAAAAAAGCGTATGATGAGATAATGGAAAGTGTAGCAAAATATAATCCAAATGCAAAGATCAATGGAATACTAATCCAGGAAATGTTACCAAAAGGTACAGAACTTATAATAGGAGTAAATAATGATCCATTATACGGGCCGATGATTCTTTGCGGATTAGGTGGAGTATTTGTCGAAATATTTAAGGATGTTGCATTATACCCAGCACCACTAAACCATAACGAAGCCTTAGAAATGGTAAAATCTCTAAAAGGGTATCCGCTTCTAACAGGCTATAGGGGTAGTAATGAATTAGATATAGATGCCTTAGTAGATTTAATCGTCAAGGTATCAAACTTTGCAGTAGAAAATAAAGATATTGTGGCAGAAATAGATATAAATCCAGTATTCCTATATGAAAAGGGAGAAGGTCTATCTGTGGCAGACTCTTTAATCATACTAAAAGAATAA
- a CDS encoding thiamine pyrophosphate-dependent enzyme yields MELRAPESISFAQTSFCPGCGHGIVSRLIGEAMEEMGLTEKLLTVVDVACSSLHIDTWKFDTVIAAHGRPIATATGVKKIRKDNPVLAYLGDGAAYSIGIAETMHAALRNDNVVTIIINNGVFGMTGGQMAPTSLEGQKTTTSPKGRDTSKTGQPFDVVKVMGSLDIPYLARGSVSNLGDIRRTKKYIKKAFEKHMNNEGFCLVEILSPCPTNLGMAPVACSERIDGVVKEFFNTGEYIDKEGTK; encoded by the coding sequence ATGGAATTAAGAGCACCAGAATCAATATCCTTTGCACAGACATCATTTTGTCCAGGATGTGGACATGGAATTGTTTCACGTTTAATCGGAGAAGCAATGGAAGAAATGGGATTAACAGAAAAACTATTAACAGTAGTAGATGTGGCTTGTTCTTCTTTACACATAGATACATGGAAATTTGATACCGTAATAGCAGCTCACGGAAGACCTATAGCTACTGCGACAGGTGTAAAAAAGATTAGAAAAGATAATCCAGTACTTGCGTACCTAGGAGATGGAGCAGCTTATTCCATAGGTATTGCAGAAACCATGCACGCAGCTCTAAGAAACGATAATGTAGTAACAATAATTATAAATAATGGAGTTTTCGGAATGACAGGTGGACAAATGGCACCTACATCCTTAGAAGGACAAAAAACTACTACTTCTCCTAAGGGAAGAGATACTTCAAAAACAGGACAACCCTTTGACGTAGTAAAAGTTATGGGAAGTTTAGATATTCCATATTTAGCAAGGGGCTCAGTATCTAATCTAGGAGATATTAGGAGAACAAAAAAATATATAAAAAAAGCTTTTGAAAAGCATATGAATAATGAAGGGTTCTGTTTAGTAGAAATACTATCACCTTGCCCAACTAACTTAGGTATGGCACCTGTAGCTTGTTCCGAAAGAATAGACGGTGTAGTTAAAGAATTTTTCAACACAGGTGAGTATATTGACAAGGAGGGAACAAAGTAA
- a CDS encoding MFS transporter: MNKKVKRLLLLFALGLTYGFMYTLPYMSRTFYDQMIAAMGVTNAQLGSLLSIYAMACTLSYLPGGWIADKFKPKTVLLASTFGNAAICFLLMVTYRSFTMVKLVWFGAAITGGFAFWPALLKGIRLLGSEEEQGRMFGIFEAMNGVASLLINFIMIYVLSLFADNLLLGFKGAVATMGVLCVIAGILIIFLYDEKLTYAEEKTTTTEKISIKDYFGVLKYPAVWIVAIIMFGQVTFIAGLSYLTPYSTGVLGLSLTLAASIGTIRNYATRFIGGPLGGYVSDNVFKSASKGQVVSLGLCAISMAMLLLMPGGNNILIIAVMLLNAIALYMAKGPLYAVISELQVPAAVTGTALAIITVIGYLPDMFVYTLFGKWLDTYGDAGYSRIFIFTIGVTIVSLLVALVAVKLSNKYKKQNNI, translated from the coding sequence ATGAATAAAAAAGTTAAAAGATTATTATTGCTATTTGCATTAGGTCTGACCTACGGATTTATGTATACGCTACCATATATGAGCCGTACATTTTATGATCAAATGATTGCAGCTATGGGAGTTACCAATGCCCAGCTTGGCTCATTGTTATCAATCTATGCAATGGCTTGTACATTATCATATTTACCAGGTGGATGGATTGCGGATAAATTTAAACCCAAAACTGTTCTATTAGCATCTACATTTGGTAATGCAGCAATATGTTTCTTACTTATGGTGACTTATAGAAGTTTTACAATGGTGAAATTAGTGTGGTTTGGAGCAGCCATAACAGGTGGTTTTGCATTCTGGCCTGCCCTTTTAAAGGGAATTCGTTTATTAGGCAGTGAAGAAGAACAAGGTAGAATGTTTGGAATCTTCGAAGCCATGAATGGTGTGGCATCATTATTAATTAACTTTATTATGATTTATGTATTATCATTATTTGCTGACAACCTTCTACTAGGATTCAAAGGTGCTGTAGCAACTATGGGTGTCTTATGTGTAATAGCAGGAATATTAATTATATTTTTATACGATGAAAAACTTACCTATGCTGAAGAAAAAACTACTACAACTGAAAAAATCAGCATTAAAGATTACTTTGGAGTATTAAAATACCCAGCAGTATGGATTGTGGCAATTATAATGTTTGGACAAGTTACATTTATTGCAGGACTAAGTTATTTAACTCCATATAGCACAGGTGTACTAGGATTGTCATTAACATTAGCAGCAAGTATAGGAACTATTAGAAACTATGCAACTAGATTTATTGGTGGACCATTAGGAGGCTATGTTTCAGATAATGTATTTAAATCAGCTAGTAAAGGTCAAGTAGTTTCCTTAGGATTATGTGCAATATCCATGGCTATGCTTTTACTTATGCCAGGAGGAAATAATATTTTAATAATAGCTGTAATGCTTCTTAATGCCATTGCTTTATATATGGCCAAAGGACCTTTATATGCAGTTATATCAGAACTACAAGTACCAGCAGCAGTTACTGGAACAGCTTTAGCTATTATTACAGTAATCGGTTACTTACCTGATATGTTTGTATATACTTTATTTGGCAAGTGGCTAGATACTTATGGGGATGCAGGATATAGTCGTATATTTATATTTACCATAGGAGTAACAATTGTATCCTTATTAGTAGCTTTAGTAGCTGTGAAATTATCTAATAAGTATAAAAAACAAAATAATATATAA
- a CDS encoding C-terminal binding protein, producing MYKIVLTHPQETAEIEEKFIPEGATLEIKHSPTEEDLIKNLQDVDAVISAYEPFTAKVMDALPKLKIISQAAIGFNSVDIKAAAERGIAVLNNPSYCTPEVADHTMALILTLDRRIKEFDKNVQEDKEWRYDLCKDVTRLSEQTLGLFGFGNIAREVAKRANAFGMKIIASDPYMNMELAKQLNVEVVTMEELMERSDIISIHAPLTDETKGYFTMEKYNMMKKKPLIINAGRGAIINEDCLAKALDEGLVRGAGLDVLEEEDPDLRQSKLVGRNNVIITPHVAYYSQTSQYEIQKLSAQNIDTYLKGEYDKLSIVNGVRK from the coding sequence ATGTATAAAATAGTTTTGACTCATCCCCAAGAAACAGCAGAAATAGAAGAAAAATTTATTCCTGAAGGAGCAACTCTTGAAATAAAACATTCTCCTACAGAAGAGGACCTTATAAAAAATCTTCAGGATGTAGATGCAGTAATATCTGCCTATGAACCTTTTACAGCTAAAGTAATGGATGCTTTACCTAAGCTGAAGATAATATCTCAAGCTGCTATAGGATTTAATAGTGTAGATATTAAAGCAGCGGCTGAAAGAGGCATAGCAGTATTAAATAACCCTAGCTATTGTACGCCAGAAGTAGCAGACCATACTATGGCTTTAATTTTAACATTAGATAGAAGAATAAAAGAATTCGATAAAAATGTACAAGAAGATAAAGAATGGAGATATGACCTTTGTAAAGATGTAACTAGACTTAGTGAACAAACATTGGGATTATTTGGTTTTGGAAATATAGCTAGAGAAGTTGCAAAAAGAGCCAATGCTTTTGGAATGAAAATTATTGCATCAGATCCATATATGAATATGGAACTGGCTAAACAGTTAAATGTAGAAGTAGTTACTATGGAGGAGCTAATGGAAAGATCAGATATTATATCTATCCATGCACCTCTTACAGATGAAACTAAGGGATATTTCACCATGGAAAAATATAATATGATGAAAAAGAAACCTTTAATTATAAATGCAGGTAGGGGAGCTATTATAAATGAAGACTGTTTAGCTAAAGCTCTAGATGAAGGACTAGTTAGAGGAGCAGGACTTGATGTGTTAGAAGAAGAAGATCCAGACTTAAGACAGTCTAAGTTAGTTGGAAGAAACAACGTGATCATAACACCTCACGTAGCATATTACTCTCAAACATCACAATATGAAATTCAGAAGCTATCTGCTCAAAACATAGACACCTACTTAAAAGGTGAATATGACAAGCTTAGTATAGTAAATGGTGTAAGAAAATAA
- a CDS encoding 4Fe-4S binding protein: MATAIKNTAKAKTNPEKCKGCYYCIKACPKDAISIMGIVNKKGYSPTQVDEEKCIGCGACYTVCPDTVYTIE; this comes from the coding sequence ATGGCAACAGCAATAAAAAATACAGCGAAAGCTAAAACAAATCCTGAGAAATGTAAAGGATGTTACTATTGCATCAAGGCGTGTCCTAAAGACGCCATATCCATAATGGGCATAGTAAATAAAAAAGGTTACTCACCAACTCAAGTAGATGAAGAAAAATGTATAGGTTGCGGGGCTTGTTATACTGTATGCCCAGATACTGTTTATACAATAGAATAA
- the vorB gene encoding 3-methyl-2-oxobutanoate dehydrogenase subunit VorB has product MEYVLMKGNEALAEAAIRAGCRFYSGYPITPQTEILEYLSWRMDEIGGEFVQTESELGGINMMLGASAAGARVIGSSSGPGFSLFQEGISYLVAADLPAVLVDVMRYGNGLGDIGQSQGDYWQLTRGGGHGDYRTIVLAPNSVQENVDLTHLAFDLAEKYRHPVIIGSDAAIGQMMEKVALPEMEEHNIDKFDWSMKGCKKGEEQKKITNLLYYMDNYDEFLANKYKEMEENEQRWESMEVEDAEVVLVSYGISSRVCKEAVKVARSQGIKLGLIRPISLWPYPIKAFRELSASCKALMTVEMNILGQMVDDVILATGNKYPVHKYTTVKDVPETEVIIEKANKILSGEEV; this is encoded by the coding sequence ATGGAATACGTATTGATGAAAGGTAATGAAGCATTAGCAGAAGCTGCCATAAGAGCAGGTTGTAGATTTTATAGCGGTTATCCTATTACACCGCAAACTGAAATATTAGAGTATTTATCATGGAGAATGGATGAAATAGGTGGTGAGTTTGTACAAACTGAATCTGAACTAGGTGGAATAAATATGATGCTTGGTGCTTCAGCAGCTGGAGCTAGAGTAATAGGAAGTTCATCAGGTCCAGGATTTAGTCTTTTTCAAGAAGGAATATCTTACCTTGTTGCAGCAGATCTTCCAGCTGTACTAGTAGATGTTATGAGATATGGAAATGGACTAGGTGATATTGGACAGAGTCAAGGAGACTACTGGCAATTAACTAGAGGTGGAGGACATGGAGACTATAGAACCATAGTACTGGCACCTAACTCTGTTCAAGAAAATGTTGACTTAACTCACTTGGCTTTCGACTTAGCAGAAAAATATAGACATCCAGTAATTATTGGTTCAGATGCAGCCATTGGTCAAATGATGGAAAAAGTAGCTTTACCTGAAATGGAAGAACATAATATAGACAAGTTTGATTGGTCCATGAAAGGTTGTAAGAAAGGTGAAGAACAAAAGAAAATCACAAATCTTTTATACTATATGGATAATTATGATGAGTTCTTAGCAAATAAATATAAAGAAATGGAAGAAAACGAGCAAAGATGGGAGTCAATGGAAGTAGAAGATGCAGAAGTTGTACTAGTTTCCTATGGAATCAGCTCAAGAGTATGTAAAGAGGCAGTAAAAGTTGCAAGAAGTCAAGGAATAAAGTTGGGTTTAATAAGGCCTATTAGCTTATGGCCATACCCTATAAAGGCTTTCAGAGAATTATCAGCTTCATGTAAGGCGTTAATGACAGTGGAAATGAACATTTTAGGTCAGATGGTAGACGATGTGATTTTAGCTACAGGTAATAAGTATCCTGTACACAAATATACAACAGTTAAAGATGTACCTGAAACAGAAGTTATTATTGAAAAAGCAAATAAAATATTATCAGGTGAGGAGGTATAA
- a CDS encoding spore maturation protein, with amino-acid sequence MFIEVMEILSRFAIPFMIVGIIFYGIIRNIKVYESFMEGAKDGFTTAIRIIPSFVAMLVAIGVFRESGAMDMLIKLFSPVIELFKIPGEVVPMIFMRPLSGSGAQGIMSELIKIHGPESLLGRTAAVMMGSSETTFYILAVYFGSVSIKKHRHALSAGLIADLVGLVSAVYVARIFFS; translated from the coding sequence ATGTTCATTGAAGTAATGGAGATTTTATCTAGATTTGCTATTCCTTTCATGATTGTTGGGATTATATTTTATGGAATTATTAGAAATATTAAGGTTTATGAATCCTTTATGGAAGGAGCAAAGGATGGATTTACTACTGCCATAAGAATTATACCTTCTTTTGTAGCCATGCTTGTAGCCATTGGAGTCTTTAGAGAATCAGGAGCTATGGATATGCTAATTAAGCTTTTCAGTCCAGTCATAGAGCTATTTAAGATTCCAGGAGAAGTAGTCCCTATGATATTTATGAGACCCTTATCAGGCAGCGGCGCTCAAGGAATTATGAGTGAATTAATAAAGATCCATGGACCAGAGTCTTTACTTGGTAGAACAGCAGCAGTGATGATGGGTTCCAGTGAAACTACATTCTATATCCTAGCAGTATATTTTGGCTCAGTATCCATAAAAAAACATAGACACGCATTGTCAGCAGGATTAATAGCAGACTTGGTTGGATTGGTGTCGGCAGTGTACGTGGCGAGAATTTTTTTTAGTTGA
- a CDS encoding 2-oxoacid:acceptor oxidoreductase family protein has protein sequence MMEIISAGFGGQGVLTAGLILAKVAMDNGKNVTWIPSYGSEMRGGTANCGVKISDDEIASPFVKNIDVLIAMNGPSIDKFEKNMKPGGVLIVNSSMVKDRQYRDDIKVVEVPANDIAHEASNPRGVNIAILGAFIKATNLLDKDTFAKGIENFFADKGKVNPANGVCFEMGYNSVEN, from the coding sequence ATGATGGAAATTATATCTGCAGGCTTTGGAGGTCAAGGAGTATTAACAGCAGGACTGATTTTAGCGAAAGTTGCCATGGATAATGGTAAAAATGTTACTTGGATTCCATCCTATGGTTCAGAAATGCGTGGAGGAACAGCTAACTGTGGAGTAAAAATTAGTGATGATGAAATTGCCAGTCCTTTCGTTAAGAACATAGATGTACTTATTGCCATGAATGGACCTTCCATAGACAAGTTTGAAAAAAATATGAAACCAGGTGGAGTCTTAATAGTAAATTCCTCCATGGTAAAAGATAGACAATATAGAGATGATATAAAAGTAGTTGAAGTACCAGCAAATGATATTGCCCATGAAGCAAGTAATCCTAGAGGAGTAAATATTGCAATTTTAGGAGCTTTTATAAAGGCAACAAACCTTCTTGATAAAGATACTTTTGCTAAAGGAATTGAAAACTTCTTTGCAGATAAGGGCAAAGTAAATCCAGCAAACGGAGTTTGTTTTGAAATGGGATATAATTCAGTAGAAAACTAG
- a CDS encoding sodium:solute symporter family protein, whose amino-acid sequence MNIIDIILIISYLVFMLYLGFYASKKQNSMEDFYLGGKKTGTISMMCLWLSSWVGGAAIVATAANAYELGITAVWYVGAMCVGFAVFGLTFTTLIKKVGDKFSHITYPDLIEDRYDSRCRMVSIITTILANIAYNAGQLVAAGGILYTFTGWNITFCIILSAVVVSIYTATGGLLAVTYTDVAQTVLILGSLVIVIPFIYKASGSITNFPSQFPPSFFKLGAWGTSTILGFIVSITLTFFTSMDSYTRCFAAKDERSARNGTLLAIIGTAFIAIVSTYIGMAGRIIFPNIGDTSAILPTIISNLLPTGVKGIMLIGIISALMSTSDISTLTASANITRDIYQRYINPKASERHLLNLGTISSMLIGALSTIMAIKMMNIVNILYLAFTINSAGLFLPTIGIFFWKKANSKSAFWSMTLSLSTVVLWFLGNNFNLGPIFNIDPLWPGLLVSALVFIPMSLITKPSERDKEKIEKYLSHNKIN is encoded by the coding sequence ATGAATATAATAGATATAATTTTAATAATTTCTTATCTGGTTTTTATGCTTTATTTAGGATTTTATGCAAGTAAAAAACAAAACAGTATGGAAGATTTTTACCTTGGAGGAAAGAAGACGGGAACTATTTCTATGATGTGTCTTTGGTTATCATCCTGGGTAGGTGGAGCTGCAATCGTTGCCACAGCTGCCAATGCCTATGAATTAGGTATTACGGCTGTTTGGTATGTGGGTGCTATGTGTGTAGGTTTCGCTGTATTCGGACTAACATTTACTACATTGATAAAGAAAGTAGGAGATAAGTTTAGCCATATAACCTATCCAGATTTAATAGAAGACAGATATGATAGTAGATGTAGAATGGTTTCCATAATTACCACGATACTGGCAAATATAGCCTATAATGCTGGACAATTGGTGGCAGCTGGAGGTATACTTTATACCTTTACTGGATGGAATATTACATTTTGTATAATATTATCTGCTGTCGTAGTTAGTATATATACGGCAACAGGCGGGCTTTTAGCAGTTACGTATACTGATGTGGCTCAAACTGTATTGATTTTAGGTTCATTAGTTATTGTTATACCATTTATATATAAAGCATCAGGAAGTATAACAAATTTTCCATCTCAATTTCCTCCATCTTTCTTTAAACTAGGAGCATGGGGAACTAGTACAATTTTAGGATTTATAGTATCAATTACCTTAACATTTTTCACAAGTATGGATAGTTATACTAGATGCTTTGCTGCCAAAGATGAAAGATCGGCAAGAAATGGTACACTACTTGCAATTATAGGAACAGCTTTTATAGCTATAGTTTCCACTTATATAGGGATGGCAGGTAGGATTATATTCCCAAATATAGGAGATACCAGTGCAATATTACCTACTATAATAAGCAACTTACTTCCTACTGGTGTAAAGGGGATTATGTTAATAGGAATTATATCAGCCTTAATGTCAACTAGTGACATATCTACTTTAACTGCATCAGCAAATATAACTAGAGATATTTATCAAAGATATATTAATCCTAAGGCTTCAGAAAGACATTTGTTAAACTTAGGAACAATAAGTTCTATGTTAATTGGAGCATTGAGCACAATTATGGCAATTAAAATGATGAATATAGTAAATATACTTTATTTAGCTTTTACCATAAATTCAGCAGGATTATTTTTACCTACCATAGGAATATTTTTCTGGAAAAAGGCAAACAGTAAATCTGCTTTTTGGAGTATGACATTATCTTTAAGTACTGTTGTACTATGGTTTTTAGGTAATAACTTTAACTTAGGACCCATATTTAATATAGATCCACTGTGGCCTGGACTATTGGTTTCAGCCCTAGTATTTATACCAATGTCTCTAATTACAAAACCTTCAGAAAGAGATAAAGAAAAGATTGAAAAGTATTTAAGTCACAATAAAATCAATTAG